Part of the Legionella cardiaca genome, ATTCGCTTTAAAGAAGATGAAAAAAGTTATCACTATTTTGGGTAGTCTTATTGTCGCAGCAAATGCTCTTGGTTCCACACCCTTGGTCTTTAGTCCTTATGCAGACATCACGATGAATACTACCTGGGATCCTGAAACCCAAAGCATGGAACCCATGGATTTGGCAAAAATAGCAGCTGAAAATAGTTTGCAGGCTTATCATTTAGCTTTTATTACTGATAGCGGAAGTTGTCAGCCCGCTTGGGGCGCACAAGTGGATTACAGCGTGAGTAATCAATGGGCTAAACGATTGACTGATCACTTGGCTCAAAATGGTATTGATGTGGCCGTTTCCTTTGGTGGTGCAAGTGGTACGGATATCTCGTTTAATTGCAACCAGGAACAACTTCTTGGCATATTTGAACAAGTCATGAAGACCTATCAAGCCAAAACCTTGGATTTTGATATTGAAAACGGCACTGCAGATGTACCAAAACTAATGCAGGCACTGCGTGTATTCCAACAAAAAAATCCAAAAATCAAATTGAGTTTTACCTTGCCTGTGATGCCTGAAGGTTTAACGTTTCAAGGGCAACAGGCTTTACTTGAAGCGAAGAAGGCAGAATTGAACTACCAGGTTAATATTATGGCCATGGACTACGGTCCAGCCTATTCTGATAATATGGGACGTTATGCGATTACCGCGACCACTGCCTTGCATGATTATTTGCAAACCCTGTATCCTGAAAAAAATGCTGAAGCCCTATGGCAACAAATCATCGTGACGCCAATGATTGGTGTGAATGATGTGAATACCGAACAATTTACTCTTGCTAATGCGGATGAGTTAAGACAATTCGCCCAAAGCAAGAAGTTAGGTGGTTTGGCAATGTGGTCTATTGCACGGGATAAACCCTGTGCTGACAAATGGGCAAGTCCCATTTGCAGTGGGAATAATTTACAAACAAAAGACTATGAGTTCGTCAAACATTTCCTAAACACCACACCAAAACAATCCTAGGTATTAGCCTGATTTATGCCAATAGCTCATTCTTGTTGGCATAAATCCTCCTAATTCACTATTCTCCATAGAGAAACGCTGTAAATCTTGTTATTTCCATTCAGACAAGTTATTATTCGCATCCAATCGGGGCGTAGCGCAGCCTGGTAGCGTACTAGCATGGGGTGCTAGTGGTCGAAGGTTCAAATCCTTCCGTCCCGACCAATCAAATCAATAGTTATGAAAATTTTTTAAATCCCTCATAAAAGGTTGGTACCCAAGTTACCAATACAAATAGCTCTACCAGTCAGTGAAAACGAATGACTATTAATCACAAGAGTGTAAATGTTAGCTGATCCAATTATCTGTGGAAAAATACAGGCATTATAAAAAGAAAAATTATATGAAGTCATTGCCCAAGCTCGTCATAGTGAAACAGATGAAGAGTTGATAGTGTATAGGGCACTTTATCATTTTGATCAATTTGGGGATAACCAGCTTTGGGTTCGACCTATGAAAATGTTTTTTGAGGCTGTCACTCATCATGGAAAAATAGTTCCTCGATTTCACGAATAGAATAGCAAGCGTAGGCGGGGCTGAAAAGCCCAGAAATGATTTGATGAATGGATGCTTGAATTAATATTTTGTTTTCGAGTTAATCATCAATTTGCTAGGTAATGCTCAAGATTGGTCGCTGGGCTTTTATAGCCCAGCCTACGCTTGCTAATAGAACACAGTTAATCTTTGTTGATAAAATTAAATACCTCGACTTTTTGGGACTGGTTTTTATAAAAATAATTAAAAGTGGGGCTGACAAAACCGACAGATGTTATTGTGTCAGTCCTGTTTAGTACCATATTTAAAGAATACTGCCTTTTGAGGAAGTTGATACTTTTGAGCAGCAAACATATTTATAATTTATTGATATTGTGTAAGAAAATATATATTGATAAATTAGAAAAATCACCGCGAAAATAGGATAAACATGTTCCTTAATTGCAATCAGCAATCAGCAATCAACCCAATTCTAGCTCTTTTTTTATCGTTAAGCTGTAATATAACTGCGTTTGCACTTCCAGCAAATTGTCATTCTCTCGAAAATAATATAATTTCTTCTCCAGGGTGCTATTACCTAAATGAAAACATCAAAGGATCGATCGCCATTAATTCAGATTCCGTTGTTCTTGATTTAAATGAAAAAAAATTAAGCGATCCAAATCCAGGCTCTCAAAATATCGGGATTGGATTAAGTAACCATAGTAATATAACTGTCAAAAATGGGTATTTAGATGGCTTTTGGTTTGCTATTTCCGGATCTGGCGGAAGGAATTTAAATGTCTTAAATATTAGTTTTACTAATACCAAATATATTGCGGTCAATCTTTCGGGAGCAAAAATAAATGTAAGTAGGAATTTTATTGGCAATATGGATTTTTATCAGCCGAAAGACAAGGTTAATTATTATCTGGTTGGTCTGAATATTCGTGATACTTCTGGCTGTAGAATTTTAAATAATGTGATATCAGCGCCCAGCTTGCCAACAAAAGAGCTTGAATATCGCCTCGAGTACGTTGGCCTAATTTTATTAAGCGAATCACAAAATTGCCGAATACAAAACAATATTTTTTCTAACTTTCAATCCCCTTTATTTAAATCCATTGCAGTCTGGTTGGCCTCTGGAACATCAAACAACTTTTTAGGCGATAATTTAATTTTAAATTATCTTTATGGAATAACAGGTAGACTAGACAGTTATTCAGAGAATAACAACCTACCCATCAACGTAGAAAAACCAAAATTAAACAAAGCATTAGAAACCCCGTCATATTTAAATCATGAGGGGGCTCTTTAGACTTCAAGGATTGTTGTAAAGCAATCCATCGGTAAGTAACTTTAGGATGGCCAAGTGTATCCGCTGCGCTCACTGTTTTTGCTATGATATATCAATAATCAATAATCAATAATCAACAAGCGTAGGCTGGGCTTTATAGCCCAGCCTACGCTTTGCTGACATCCAGAATGAATCTGGCAAACTGGCTGTCTCTGGGCAATCAGCGACGCATGCTAATCTTGGATTCTTACTCTGAAGTCTTTAAACTCTTCAATTCTTAAAGTCATAGGAATTCAAATGCGTTTATTTTTAGCTATATTCTTACCGTTTTTTGTTTTTTTCACTATTGGCCGTCCAATCGCTGGGATTGTTTGTTTGATACTACAAATAACCCTGATTGGTTGGATTCCTGCTGCTTTATGGGCGGTGTATTCCCTTTCGCAATATAATACAGACAAGAAAATACGGGAACACAAACGCCGATAAGTAGGGGGAGTTAAAGAAGCCCATTATGCCTATTAAAATAGATTCCGAGCATCCTATTTTTACTCTTAAAGACAAAGTACAAGAGGCAAGTTCTTTCTTGCTTGAAACCTTTGGGTTTAATTATTTTCAATATCTTCGTTGTTATGCTGACGGTTCAATCAACTGCTTAACGAATAATCCAGGTTTGTTTGAGCATACGAAAGACTATGATGATCAACCGATTGTCTTTTCTTCTTTTGAGGATGAGCATGAATCGATACCTTTCTATTGGTTTCTGTGGGATGAAGCACTTCCTCCAACTGCACCTTTACAACTGGCGAGAGAAAAATTTAATTTTCATAATGGTTTAACACTGGTGCGGCGTACTAAAAATTACTATGACATGATTGCCGTCACGTTGCCCTATGAACATCCTAATCCTGGTTCGTTTTATTTGAATAAAATAAAGATCATAGAGCAGTTTATTTATGACTTTGATAGGAAAAACAAAGATTTATTGCACATTATGGACAAGAGCGCTATTGCACTACCTAAAGCCTACAGAGATGTGAATTACCAAGACATGTGCTTAAGTCAGGGAAAAATTAAAGTCAGGGGTAAAACAGGAATGACTTATCTGACTACGCAAGAATTGGCTTGTCTTAAATTTTTTCTGCAAGGGTTTTCCTATAAGCAAATTGCAGGCATGCTAGAAATTTCTCCACGAACCGTAGAAACTTATCTTATCCGAGTGAAGCAGCGTACGGGTTATGCATCCTTTTTTGAACTTGAACGAATGATACATTGGTGATTGTCCGTATCCATCCCGGACAGATTTTCCTGCTGAAATTTTTCATACTCCATCAACTTTATTGATGTGGAGAGCCCATGATGAAACTTCCTGAAAGACCTACTGAACAACTGTTAAAACAATTTTGCGAAGGTTATAAAAAACGTGATTTGCCTTTGTTATTAAGCCTATTTACCAGAAATTCAAACATGTGGGGTTCTGGACTTGATGAGTACCGTGAAGGGTTAAAAGAAATTGAAATGCAATTACTCAGAGATTGGAGTCAGTCAGAACAGGGTGAAATTGAAATTATAAAATTTATTTCTCCTTCGCAAGATGCCCGTTGGACTGCCGCAATTTGCAATGCTTATGTAACAATTAATGGTACCCAACATACCTTTGAACATTTACGAGGTACGCTTATTGCTGAAAAAGAAGATGGAATTTGGAAAATTGCGCATATGCACTGCTCTTTTCCAGATTATCGCAACGCAGAAAATGGTTCTTTTCCGGTAAATGATTAACAAGCCTAGGTTGGGCTGTTTAAGCCCAACAAAGTCTAGCCGGGTTGTTTGAAGGCCCTGTTGGGCTTTTCAGCCCAACCTACACGGTTTTATTTATTGGTGCAGGTTGTTTTAGCAAATGTAGGTTGGGCTGTTTAAGCCCAACAAATTACAGCCGGATTGTTTGAAGGCGTGTTGGGCTTTCAGCCCAACCTACTGTTGATACTGGTTGTTTTATAAATTTATTCACCATATCCAGATTGGATACATTTATCATTATAAGCCCATTTTTTGGGTAAAATAGCTTGTTTAATAAATCGATGGATACTTGAATAAGGCCAATCGGATGGATTGTTAACATAACCATGTTTTACCGGGTTGTAATGAATATAATTGATGTGGTGCTCATAATCTTCTGTATCACGGATAAGATGCTCCCAATATCTTCGCTGCCAAATACCACGCTCGCGTTTTTTTTGTCTTGATAAGGATATATATTCATTGGCAATGATTTGCCTGGAAAAATTTGACTTTATTAAACTGAGCCGCATGGAATAATTTCCATCGTTTTCTGGTAAGGTCATAATCATATGCCAATGGTTAGGCATGATAACAATCGCATCAATATAAAAAGGGTGTTTCTGTTGAACTTTTTTAAAAGCAAATTTCAAAAAATGAATTTGTTGAATAAGTAAATCAGATTCTTTATTTAACAGATTTAAAGTAAAAAAATAGGTGGCTCCTAGTGCGAAGGTTCTTCTGTATTGCATAAAATGGACTTTTGGATCTTCCTAAGATCTTTTATATAGAGTTTTTGAGCTGGATACAAGAGGACGTGTAGGTTGAGCAGTTTAAGCTAGCAAATTCTAGCCGGGTCGTTTGTGGGCGTGTTGGGCTTTTCAGCCCAACCTACACAATTTTATTTGTTGGTACAGGTTATTTAGCAAGTGTAGGTTGGGCTGTTTAAGCCCGACAATTCCAGTCCCATGTTTTTAAGGGTGTTGGGCTTTTCAGCCCAACCTACACAATTTTATTTGTTGGTACAAGTTATTTAGCAAGTGTAGGTTGGGCTGTTTAAGCCCAACAAATTCTAGTCAGATGTTTTGAAGGTGTGTTGGGCTTTTCAGTCCAACCTACCTATTTCGTGTATTTTTTTTATTAATTCTCTAAATCGGTTATTATTAACAGTTATTGACACCTTTGCTAAATAGTTAAAACAGGATCATTCTAATTGAACCCCATATGTTGGACGGAAAAGCAAAGCCTTTTTCGTTTATTTCCACTTATTATCAGTATTTCCTTTGCTATGGATGTTTTTGTTCCATCAATTCCTGAAATGAGTCTTTTTTTTAAAACCGATAGCGCAACAATGCAAGCAAGTCTTTATGTGTTTATGCTTACAGTGGCTTTAGGACAATTACTGGTTGGCCCCTTAGCTGATCATTTCGGGCGAAGGCCAATGGCTTTAGGTACTGCATTCCTTTTTTTTATAGGGTCATTTCTTGCTACACAAGCAACATCAGTATCGATTTTGATTATAGCTCGCATAATTCAGGCATGTGGAGCCTGCGGAACTTATTTGCTGTGCTTTATTATTGTAAGGGATAATTTTTCAACCAATGCCTGTGCTCGTTTGTTTAGTATCCTTGCAGGAACGAATTCAATGGTTGCCAGCTCCGCTCCAGTCATTGGCGGTATATTACTGGATGCGACTCATGATTGGCATAGCGGGTTTTATTTTTTAAGCGTGCTTGGTTTGTTGATGACCATCGTGGCTTTTCGTTATATTCCTAGTTACAATCATCCAAAGTCCTCACAGTTTAGATTATCCAACGCGATAAAGCAGTTAATGGATAATCCTGATTTTCGTCGATATACCCTTGTCGCAGCTGCTTGTTTGCTTGGATTGTATTTGTTTTGTGCCCTGTCTCCCGGTTTGCTGATAACTCAACTCCATCTTAGTGGCATAGAATATGGTTTGTGGTTTGGTTTAAATGCAATGACGGTGTTTGTCGCCAATATGATTGCTGCACGCCTCACTTATGTCTACCCTCTGGAAAAAATAGTGTTTTGGGGACTAATTTTGATGATATTGTCCTGCTTTTTTATGATTGTCCTCAATTTACAGCAGTGCAGTATTTTAAGTTTTATGCTTCCCATGCTTTGCCTGACTTTAGGTATTGGTATTAGTATGGGAACTGCTACGGCACTTGCTATAAAAGATTTCAAACAACAAGCAGGTATTGCTACTGCTGTACTGGGAGCTTGTCAATTTGGCCTTGCAGGTTTGATTGGTATTTTGGTAGCTAAATTGACGCCAGGTGCATTAAACTTGGCTATTCCAGTGCTTTGTTTCAGCCTATTGGGACTCACGAGAGTAACTAAACTTAGTTTCAAACTACGTAGCAACCCTTAGCGAAGTGAATGCCCTTTGCTAATTTTTTGTGATGAGAACAATGTCAGTTGAGAAAAAGCAAAATCAAATTAATATCTTGACTCATAATGAAGCAGCTTGGGATAAGCAGGCTTCGTTGCAACATGATTGGTCTAAACCGGTTTCTTCAGAATTAATTGAAGCTGCAAAAGAAGGACGGTGGGAAGTTCATATTACCAAGAAGCCAATTCCTGAAACCTGGCTCCCTAAAACTATTCAGGGTAAAGATATATTATGTTTGGCTTCTGCAGGGGGACAACAGGCACCTGTATTAGCAGCGGCGGGAGCTAATGTTACCGTTTTCGATATATCTGAAAAGCAGCTGGAACAAGATCGTTACGTTGCAAAGCGAGATCACTTGTCACTTAAAACGATACAGGGTGATATGTGTCGATTAGAGGGAATTAGAGACGCTTCTTTTGATTATATTATTCATCCGATATCCAACTTGTATGTGTCAGATTTAAAGCCCGTATGGGAAGAGTGCTACCGCGTTTTACGTACAAAGGGTGCGTTATTAGCAAGTTTTTATAATCCTGTTCTCTTTGTTTTCGATAAAGATAAGCAATTGGAAGAGCAAGGATTATTAAAACCAAGATACCCTTTACCCTATGCTGATATTAAAGATCTTTCCCCGAATATACTTAACGGAAAGATAGAAAATAAAGAGGCTTTTGTTTTTGGCCACAGCTTATCGAGTCAAATCAACGGTCAATTGGAAGCAGGTTTTCTTTTAGCCGGGTTTTATGAAGATGAACACCCATCGCCACGATTTTTAATTGAAAAATACTTACCGGCCTTAATTGCTACTCGGGCTATTAAACTGTAATTCGCAAAAGGGATTCTACCCTTGCTTGTTGGAGTACACGATGAAATTAACTCAGGTGAAAGGTTTCTACCCCTACATGATGGTGGTTTTTTTTAATACTTTCATTGACTTGGGACACAAAATTTTAATTCAGGATACACTGTATCAAACAGCAACCGGTACCGCCTACACGATACTATCAGCAATCATTAATGCCCTAATCCTTCTGCCTTATATCCTACTTTTTACGCCATCAGGATTCTTGGCTGATAAATTTCCAAAATCTGTCGTTTTGAGAATCACTGCGGCGGTGGAGATTCCATTAACTTTGCTAATTACCTGGTGTTATTATCAGGGATATTTTTGGGGTGCCTTTTCTCTGACACTACTGCTTGCAATACAAAGTGCGCTTAATTCACCAGCAAAATATGGTTATATTAAAGAAATATTTGGGAAAGAACATTTATCACAGGCCAATGCTATCGTTCAAACCCTGACAATTGTTTCTATTTTGGGCGCCACTTTTTTATTTACTTATATTTTTAGTTATTTCATTGCCTCCCTCGGTTTGCAGCAAAGTCTAGACAAGTCTCTTTTATTACAAGCGTTTGCCCCGGCCGGTTTTTTATTAGTACTTTTTTCCATATTTGAAACAGCAATGACTTTTAAGTTACTGCAAAAGGACGCCGCGGATCCTCAATCACAGTATGAGCCGGCAAAATATTTTCGAGGTTACTATTTAAAAAATTATCTGCAGAAAGCCAGTAAAAATTATGTGATCTTCACCTGCATCATGGGATTGTCAGTATTTTGGGCAGTCAATCAAGTGCTACTGGCAAGCTATGGGGCTTTTTTAAAGGATCACATTGGCAATATCAGTGTCATATTTGCTCAAGGTTCTTTAGCCATGGGTGGCATTGGGATTTTATTGGGTGCTTTATATGCTGGTAAAGTATCACAGGGATTTGTTGAAACAGGTTTAATTCCAGTGGCTGCAGTGGGAATTTGTTTAGGACTTCTGGTGTTGCCGGCTCTTTCCAGTCAGTCGGCAATCGTTCTTCTTTTTTTAGTTTATGGCTTTTTTGGCGGTATGCTCATAGTACCCCTTAATGCGCTCATTCAATTTAATGCGCCACGGCAAGAGTTAGGAAAAATCTTATCCGCGAATAATTTTGTACAAAATTGTTTCATGATTGGGTTCTTGCTTCTTACGGTCATTTTTAGCCTCATTGGCATGGACAGTTTGATTTTATTGTATGGCTTGTTTGTTATTGCTTTGGCGGGGGCTATCTATACGATAATTACCTTACCTCAATCGTTAGTGCGTTATTTATTATATTTTGTCGCTTCCAAATTTTATCGCCTTAGTGTTTATCAATTGGATAATTTACCTTCAACCGGTGGTGTTTTGCTGTTGGGCAACCACGTCAGTTTTATTGATTGGGCTATCTTGCAGATTGCCTGTCCAAGGCCCATCCGTTTCGTCATGGAACGTTCTATTTATGAGGTGTGGTATTTAAAATGGTTATTTAAGAAATTTAATACGATTCCTATTGCTCGTGGTGCCAGTCATGAGGCACTGCGTGAAATTAATATAGCTTTAAATGCTGGTGAAGTTGTTGTTCTGTTTCCCGAGGGGCGCTTAAGTAGAAATGGCCAATTAGGTGCTTTTCGCACAGGTTTTGAGCGGGCCGCGATGGGAGCTAATGCCGTAATTGTCCCTTTTTATATCCATGGTTTGTGGGGAGCAAAAGCTTCTTATGCATCCAGTTATTACAAAAAATTAATCAAGGCTAATAATCGACGGGTAAGTGTGATTTATGGTGCTGTAATGGACATCAATAGCAAAGCACAGGAAGTCAAACAAAAAGTAAGAGAACTGTCTATTAAAGCTTGGAAGTTATCAACGAATGAACTCGACAGTATTCAATCTGAATGGGCCTATAAAGCCCAAAAGATGGGGAATTTAACTGCAATTATAAGTGAGAATGGGGACAAAATTTCTAATAATAGATTATTAGCTCTCGTTTTATTTTTTAGTAGAAACATAAAAAAAATTGTTAAAAATCAACAGAATATTGCTATCCTTTTACCATCAAGCCTAGGCGGCATTATTGCCAACTTAAGCTCGCTATGTTTAGGCAAAACGGTTGTCAATCTAAACTATACAACGGGTGGCGCTTTACTTGAATTAGCTTGCCAACAGGCAGCAATTAAAACGATTATAACTTCAAGAGCATTTGTAGAAAAAATCAAGGCGAGAGGGATTGAGTTTGATAGCTTGTTCTCTATGGCAACGGTTATCTATTTAGAAGATTTTAAGCCTGAGAAAAATAAATTATTGATTGTTAGCATGCTGCTATTAACAAAGCTTTTACCGTTTTGGTTATTGAAGCTTCTTTTTATTAAAGAAACGCCAATTAATAATACTGCTGCTATCTTATTCAGTAGTGGTAGCGAAGGAAAACCTAAGGGCATTGAACTGACACATCGCAATCTGCTAAGCAATATTAACCAGGTTGCCAGTGTATTTGGCGTAGAAGAAAAAGATGTAATCTTGAATTGCCTGCCTTTATTTCATGCTTTTGGATTAACGGTAACGACCTTGTTACCACTACTAAAAAGTATTCCAGTGGTTTGTTATCCTGATCCAACCAACTCCTTAGCTATCGCTAAATTGATTTTTCGCCACAAAGTGACTCTATTTTGCGGAACTTCAACATTCCTGGGATTATATGCAAGAAACAATGCGATTCACCCCATGATGCTTTCTAGCTTACGCATGGTAATTGCTGGAGCTGAGAAATTATCGCCTAAAGTTTACCAAGAATTTAAGCGAAGATTTAATTTGGAAATCTATGAAGGTTATGGCGCGACGGAGGTTGCTCCCGTTGCAAGCTGTAATTTACCTGATGTTTTATCCCCAGAGGATTGGCATGTCCATACGGCAAATAAGCCTGGCACAGTTGGTTTACCCTTGCCAGGTTGTGCTTTTCGTATTGTGGATCCCAATACCTTACAAGATTTGCCCCTGGGAGAAGAGGGGTTGGTTTTGATTGGGGGAACGCAAATCATGAAAGGCTATCTTAATATGCCGACAAAATCAGCCGAGGTGCTGATTGAGGAAGGGGAGGATTTTATTTGGTATAAATCCGGTGATAAAGGGAGTTTGGATAATGATGGTTATTTAACCATTGTTGATAGATATTCACGATTCGCCAAAATTGGTGGTGAAATGTTGAGTTTAGGGCAAGTGGAAGAGCAATGGTTGCAAGAAATTAACGATGACAATATAGAGCTCATGGCGATTGCAATCCCTGACGATAAAAAAGGAGAGCAATTAGCGTTGATTTATTCTGGTGCGCAATCACCAAGTGAAATAATGCAAATACTAACGGCGTCCAATTTATCCAAATTGATGCTTCCTAAAAAAATTAAGCAATTGGATGAGTTACCAAAACTTGGGAGTGGTAAATTAAACTATCAGGCAGCTAAACAACTTATTGATTAATTTCAATATTAAATTTTTGCGTCTTTGCATAAATTTATATTTTATTTGTTTTGTTAATACTCCCCTAATAAATTAGGCGTATATTTGCAACAAGCAATATAGTTTTTTATCAAAATTTATGTCTGGTGATTATGGTCTAGCTGAGATCAACTCTATAGCTGATGCTAATGCAGCTTGGGATTCCTTTTTTGGTCGTTTTTTTTCGTCAGAAATTCCTGAAGGCGTTGATGTATCTTTCGACCCTACATTACGACAATTTGCTCCTCGCAAAAATAAAAACGCGAAGTATCAGTCTCCTTTTTCCCCTAAAAAAGTCGAGGCGATTACTGCAGGAGAAAAAACGCTGCATTCGGATGATTTTGATGATTTTTTAAATGGCAATATCATCACAATTCCTGAGCGTATTACTCTCACTAAAGAGGGGCTTGCACAAGTTGCAAGTGCAATTCAGAGTGGGGATTTTGCTAATGAGTCACTAATGACAGAGGAACATACGTTTTACGCACTGTGGCTATTTAAACAAAACAAAATCACCCGCCAACAAATGACGACTATTCTCGATAGGGCGCAATTTCCGCAAGATTATCCTATTGAAAAGACCTATAAAATTCTGGATGAATCGGGTAATTTTACCGAAGAGGCAAAGAGGTTTTTAATCCCCGTTATTAAGAAAAATGCTTTTGGTGGAGAGTGTACCCAATGGCATATAGACCGCTTGCATTTATTGATTAGAGCCTTGCCTAAATCAGAGCAAATCTTTTATCTTTCAAAACCTAATCCAAATATTATTGCTGAGGAAAGTGCTCCTAAGCAATTAGGAAACGCGTTATTCAGGAATCGTTCCTGGTATAGAGTAACAGATGAGGAAGGACTCCATGAATTTCATATGTCTTTCGGTACTATTGAAGCTCTGCAAATTGCTGTAAGTGGTATCAACGGTGCTGCAGCAAGTCGGGCTAAACTAGGCAAAGTGGGCATTGATGCAGTCAAGGAAGGCATCGAATATAACTATAGACCTACTGCCATTAGTATGCGTAATAGTGGGGTTGAGACAACCACCAAAGGTATTCATGATTATGTTGATAGTCCAATGCCGGCAGTAACTTCTCATGATGTTTTTCATGCAAGATTACATAACACGATAAGACCGGAATTTCACATGATGTTAAATCATATGAATCAGGTTATTGCCAAGCATACAAAACAAAAATGGTCAAAAACAATGTGGGAATTGGTTGATCGCGAATTTCATGCTTTCCAATATGAAAAAGTTAATTTGAGCTCTGCTAAAGACGGTGCTAAACGCTTTGTAGAAATGCTTCACCCCAAAGATGGTGATCGGGCGTATTTATTTAATTGCAAGACATTCGGAGAATTAAGTGACGATGGTTTTGCCATAGTCTGGAATATGGTGCATCAAAAAGAAGTTTGGCAAAGACTATACAAAATAGATGTTGATGCTTTTGGCATTCCTGATGAAGCAGATGAGCAGACTACTGATGCACTCGGTTCTGAGGAAAAGGAAACTCAATTTATGGCTTTCCGCTATCGCTACATAATTGAAAAAATGAAGGATTTCAAAGAAGTAGTTGGTAGCGAGCACCAGTATTCTGAAATACTCGCATTAAAATACCGTTTGTTTACTGCGATGATTAATAAAACTGCGTTCCAGATGATGTGTAAACTTCTAGACTCTTTAAGCGAAACATTAATCAATGGGCAAGAGCAGAAGTTAGTATTTGGTAAATATCAGCAAGACGATACTAAAAATTTAACAGCGTTGAAATTCGGTAAAGAGGTTATCGTTACAAAAAATGCGGCAAAAAAATTAATTCCTACGCTGATTAATATGGAAATTATTTCTCAATTAGGTGACAAAGATGATGATGCAGTGCAAAGAGAAGTGAAAAAAGTAGTAAAAGAATTCAGAAGTACGTATCAAGGCAGTAAGTTTTCACAAGAGCTCCTGAATAGCTCAATCGCTAATTTATCATCTATAAATCAGCAATTAGAGTTTCTTGAAGCCTGTTATGAAGAAATAATTCATTCACAGGGGTATGTCAGAAGACATGAGACAATGGATAAAATGTTTGCTTTTTTCAAAAACCCATTAACAACTTCGCAACGACAACATATCGCTTTACTCAAAGAAAAGCGAAATGAATTACTTCGCACTCACCTGGACACGGTATCAGAAGATAAAAAAGAAATACTTCAATGGTGTCTTAAAGAGCGTGGTTCAAATCTGTCTCTTTGTAAGATAGAGCGCTT contains:
- a CDS encoding class I SAM-dependent methyltransferase; translation: MSVEKKQNQINILTHNEAAWDKQASLQHDWSKPVSSELIEAAKEGRWEVHITKKPIPETWLPKTIQGKDILCLASAGGQQAPVLAAAGANVTVFDISEKQLEQDRYVAKRDHLSLKTIQGDMCRLEGIRDASFDYIIHPISNLYVSDLKPVWEECYRVLRTKGALLASFYNPVLFVFDKDKQLEEQGLLKPRYPLPYADIKDLSPNILNGKIENKEAFVFGHSLSSQINGQLEAGFLLAGFYEDEHPSPRFLIEKYLPALIATRAIKL
- a CDS encoding REP-associated tyrosine transposase, producing the protein MQYRRTFALGATYFFTLNLLNKESDLLIQQIHFLKFAFKKVQQKHPFYIDAIVIMPNHWHMIMTLPENDGNYSMRLSLIKSNFSRQIIANEYISLSRQKKRERGIWQRRYWEHLIRDTEDYEHHINYIHYNPVKHGYVNNPSDWPYSSIHRFIKQAILPKKWAYNDKCIQSGYGE
- a CDS encoding YqaE/Pmp3 family membrane protein — translated: MRLFLAIFLPFFVFFTIGRPIAGIVCLILQITLIGWIPAALWAVYSLSQYNTDKKIREHKRR
- a CDS encoding LuxR C-terminal-related transcriptional regulator, giving the protein MPIKIDSEHPIFTLKDKVQEASSFLLETFGFNYFQYLRCYADGSINCLTNNPGLFEHTKDYDDQPIVFSSFEDEHESIPFYWFLWDEALPPTAPLQLAREKFNFHNGLTLVRRTKNYYDMIAVTLPYEHPNPGSFYLNKIKIIEQFIYDFDRKNKDLLHIMDKSAIALPKAYRDVNYQDMCLSQGKIKVRGKTGMTYLTTQELACLKFFLQGFSYKQIAGMLEISPRTVETYLIRVKQRTGYASFFELERMIHW
- a CDS encoding nuclear transport factor 2 family protein, translating into MMKLPERPTEQLLKQFCEGYKKRDLPLLLSLFTRNSNMWGSGLDEYREGLKEIEMQLLRDWSQSEQGEIEIIKFISPSQDARWTAAICNAYVTINGTQHTFEHLRGTLIAEKEDGIWKIAHMHCSFPDYRNAENGSFPVND
- a CDS encoding multidrug effflux MFS transporter, with protein sequence MNPICWTEKQSLFRLFPLIISISFAMDVFVPSIPEMSLFFKTDSATMQASLYVFMLTVALGQLLVGPLADHFGRRPMALGTAFLFFIGSFLATQATSVSILIIARIIQACGACGTYLLCFIIVRDNFSTNACARLFSILAGTNSMVASSAPVIGGILLDATHDWHSGFYFLSVLGLLMTIVAFRYIPSYNHPKSSQFRLSNAIKQLMDNPDFRRYTLVAAACLLGLYLFCALSPGLLITQLHLSGIEYGLWFGLNAMTVFVANMIAARLTYVYPLEKIVFWGLILMILSCFFMIVLNLQQCSILSFMLPMLCLTLGIGISMGTATALAIKDFKQQAGIATAVLGACQFGLAGLIGILVAKLTPGALNLAIPVLCFSLLGLTRVTKLSFKLRSNP
- a CDS encoding chitinase, whose amino-acid sequence is MKKVITILGSLIVAANALGSTPLVFSPYADITMNTTWDPETQSMEPMDLAKIAAENSLQAYHLAFITDSGSCQPAWGAQVDYSVSNQWAKRLTDHLAQNGIDVAVSFGGASGTDISFNCNQEQLLGIFEQVMKTYQAKTLDFDIENGTADVPKLMQALRVFQQKNPKIKLSFTLPVMPEGLTFQGQQALLEAKKAELNYQVNIMAMDYGPAYSDNMGRYAITATTALHDYLQTLYPEKNAEALWQQIIVTPMIGVNDVNTEQFTLANADELRQFAQSKKLGGLAMWSIARDKPCADKWASPICSGNNLQTKDYEFVKHFLNTTPKQS